DNA from Thermodesulfobacteriota bacterium:
GTATATAGGGGACGGCCTTTTTGGACGTATCCTCCTGCTCTACGTTCTTTTTTTTGCCCTTGTATGTACAACCTTGAAGGACCCACTTGGTTTCATAGCATTTGCCGTTTATTTTATCATAACAAGTAACCCTGCACGGTTTTTTATTGAATATAGATGTGTCTCTAATTGAAGGAGATCTGCAGGGATACCTGCCTGCAGGTGCTTTTCCTGGATCAAACGCTGAGCCGATTTTTTCGTATACCTTTTTGCAGTTGTATTCTATTCGTGATCCACTCCAGGTGGGTTTACCTTTATTTTCATTACATTCCCTGCAGCTGGTGGTCAATTCTGTGGAGGCATGTTTTCCTCCTCCGCATAACTCCATTTTGCTTAACTCTACCATACCTTCCCAGACTCCACCCGGGGGTGGTATCACTCATGGACCCCCAACCGTCCAGAATGTTGTAAATGCGTGTCGAACTTTAATTCCGATCAGTGGGATTTTCATGCCCAAGGCACTGTCCCAGCATAAAAAGTTTTTATATCCAGGACCTCCCTTTGTGGTGGGCGGACATAGATCTTTAAAAACACCCTTCTTTACCGGCAGACCACTGACCGGATCGGTGGGAAAAAAAATCGCGGTATAAGAGAAACCTGCCACATCCACCAGGGGATTTGCCCCGTTTAACTCCGCAATGCGGTTGGCTTCGTAAGCACCAAAAATAGGAGTAGAATGTTTGACAACTCTTTCAGACTGTTGAAGAACCTTCATGACTTTCCATAAGCCACTGTTCTTTTTGGTCAGTTTTTTCATTAATTTATTCATAGGTTTGGCGAGATTCTTCATGAATTGTTCACTATACTTCAAACAAGCCTTCCATACTTCACCGGCAGCAGCTATAATCGGACCGACATATGGAATACCTTTCATAGCGATCATGGCTTCGGCCGCCGCCAAGTTTACTTTTATGGCTGTTTCTGTGGCGATGTAGGTTTTGTTAAAAGCTTTGAAAAATATAATAAATCCCAGGCATTCGGTCATCCCCACATTCAGGATACTGATCATATTCATGCCCCGTGCATTCCAGATTCCACCCGCCATCACAGCGGCATCCGCTGCATTCTGCATTTCAACCTTTGATGTGACACGATCACCCACATTAATTACCAGTGCAAAAAAACAGACCAGGGCAAACATGACAATGGCGAGAAAAACCAAAGTCTGACCCCCCTGGTCCTCATGGCCTGATTGTAATCGCTGGTAAATGAGTCTCATCATATCGGGTTACGAGTTACGGGTTACGGGTTGCGGGTTGCGGGTTATAAATAAGAATTATTTCCTATTAAAAACTCGCAACACGTAACGCGTAACCCGTCACCCGGAACAATTACGTAATCACCAAACGAACAAGTTTAAAAAATGTAGTATGCTTGGTGATCAATATGGTTTTAAGATTTATTAGCAACATTTTTTGGTTTTTACCTTACCTGCAGCCGGAAGTGTACAGCTGGCTTTAAAGGTAAATGTGTATAACTTACCTTTTTTTTTGCAATCGCGCTTCCACATTTCATAAAAAATTCTGTTTGCCAGCGGAATCCCCATGACATAGTGATATGTCACTTCAGCGGTCACATCCTGGTGAGGAGTCTTGGCATTAAGTTTAGCGGGTTTTAGTTCCACCGACACATTTGAACGGGCCATATTATACCGCCGGGCCAGCTCAAAATCTATTCCGGTAGCACCTTCTACCATGTCTTCAATCGGCTTGATAAATTTCTCAGCCGATCCAAAATCCTTCATGGGTGAAATCGACCAGCAGGCGATGATGGCGGCACGCTCCGCCTTTTTTTTTGCCACGGAATTGCCGCTATCCGGTAGGAAAACAATGGCACTTCTCGCCGCACAATAAGCCGCATAGTTAACCACCTGCCTGGCGGACAGGAGCAAAAAAGTCTGCATAATGACCAGGCAGAGCAAAAAAACCACGGGAAAAACAACGACAAACTCTACCATTGCCTGCCCGCTTTCATCTTTTCTCAGCTTTTTCCCTGACATTGCAATCAGTATCACTTAATTTCGACGAACTCCCAAAAAATCTGATATGGACGGTTTCGTAAAAAGTTCAAATTCAAGGCGTAGCGGTTTTTCAGGGATGAGACTATACTTATAGTATGTCGAGTTCCTGAAAAACCGCTACAACGCAGAAGTTGGACTTTTTACGAAACCGTCACGTTTATACCATACAAAGGGCCCATACACTTCCTAACGAAATGGCCACCCCATACGGCAGGTATATGCGTTCTTCCGGTTTCTGCATCCTGTGTGCTTTCAAAGGATGCCGTAACAACGTAACCATATTCTTAAAGGTGGCAAGCAGCCTTCCTTTCCAGATCAATA
Protein-coding regions in this window:
- a CDS encoding TadE/TadG family type IV pilus assembly protein, with protein sequence MILIAMSGKKLRKDESGQAMVEFVVVFPVVFLLCLVIMQTFLLLSARQVVNYAAYCAARSAIVFLPDSGNSVAKKKAERAAIIACWSISPMKDFGSAEKFIKPIEDMVEGATGIDFELARRYNMARSNVSVELKPAKLNAKTPHQDVTAEVTYHYVMGIPLANRIFYEMWKRDCKKKGKLYTFTFKASCTLPAAGKVKTKKCC
- a CDS encoding Tad domain-containing protein, with the protein product MMRLIYQRLQSGHEDQGGQTLVFLAIVMFALVCFFALVINVGDRVTSKVEMQNAADAAVMAGGIWNARGMNMISILNVGMTECLGFIIFFKAFNKTYIATETAIKVNLAAAEAMIAMKGIPYVGPIIAAAGEVWKACLKYSEQFMKNLAKPMNKLMKKLTKKNSGLWKVMKVLQQSERVVKHSTPIFGAYEANRIAELNGANPLVDVAGFSYTAIFFPTDPVSGLPVKKGVFKDLCPPTTKGGPGYKNFLCWDSALGMKIPLIGIKVRHAFTTFWTVGGP